Part of the Drosophila kikkawai strain 14028-0561.14 chromosome 3L, DkikHiC1v2, whole genome shotgun sequence genome is shown below.
actgcgttgcaaacttctgactgaaattataataccctgcaagggtataaagatACAGTAGATATATTTACTAGATATAGCTAGTATCCGATAATTGTCGTGTAAACAGAGGGGTAGATTATTCCCGGAGAAGATTAACATTTTTTGGATTAACATTTTGGCAGCTGAAGCGGAAAAAACCCACAAGACTTAGTCATTGAAATAGATCCCCCTTTGCAGCTTCAATAAAGATCTCTCATTTTGGGATCTTGGGGTTTTTACTTGCAACATTGCATGAACAATAACAAGTTATAGATAGCAATGTCTGGGGATTTCCAGCATTAATTATGGAAGTTGTAAGATATAATAAAGTGTTACTGTCTTgtcttgtattatttttgagAATAGAAATTGGATGTAACtacataaacaatttataattcaattaatgTAAACGTTTTTTTAACTTCTTAGGGAAATAATTGTAGTTTTCGCCTTTCCTGAAGTctctgttttttatatttaaataacccttatcatttaaatatatataaaatatacttaataactaaattaatcatttaaatatatttatattaaaataaacccCAACAATCCCCTTTCTTGAAGTCTTTgtcgtttatttttatttatccctaatcagttaaatatattttatatacattattgaaatataattacattATATATGACTTTATGCTTGATTTAAGCTCGATTATCTGCTcattaatgtatttttttttaaccaccACAACTAGCTTTGTCAGATAAGCGCGACTTACAATTGATGTTTGTCCCTGTGGCTTatcttttgcattttttaatgtacatatgtacactatacaaatatttataaatcacaTAAACTATTCAATTGCATTAATCGGAATGCAAATAATTTAGAATATTCAAACGGAAGCTGTGCTGTTTACAAacttgatttgcatttttaaacaataaccTTAGAGTTTTATACGAAACATGTTAATATTCAGGAAATGTTCTCATTTACATTTCTATAGGAAAATATCAACAATCACAGCAATGGCGATGCAATCGATGGACGTAATAATGTACGAGTGCCCCGAGCAGGTTCGTATTCCAACTTATTTGTATATCtctgacaaaaaaaaaggaaaacaaaaactagaATCCATTTTTCTGTGTGCTTGTCTATATCTACTATATGTTAAACGCTCTTGTGACTAATGGTGCTTGAAACCGCAATCTTTAATCTTTACAATTAATGTAAACCGCATTGTTTTGTGTAAGTAACTTAAGCCCCaaagtaaaaatttaatattgatgcttttatttattatttaacagtTCCCGAAacggatgatgatgacgacgatcGTCCCTTTGTTAAAGATGGGAGTGGTAATCCCGGTGTAGACGATGGTCTCCTTGGAGGCAACGCCGGTGGTGGGGTCACTGTACTCATTCCCAACGGAGGAGGCGGCAGACGACCCAGTTTCTCCTTTCCGGGATACAATGGAACATCGGGTGTTGTGACCATTGACGGAGTGGAGACTCCAGTTCCCGATGTCAATGCATATCAGCACAAGAAGACCCTGGCCCAGGGTATGATGGATCTGGCTCTGCTTTCGGCAAATGCCAATCAGCTGCGTTATGTACTGGAAACGAATACTCAGCATCCGTACTTTTATCCCAGCTTGATATTCATCTCACTCAGCATTGTATTTCAggtaagaaatatatattttaaaatccgAATATATGTAGAatcagaaaagaaaaatatggtATCTTAAAAGGCATTTGttttcattagaaaaacttttgtttggtttttcacCAAGAATCTAagctattttaatttaagctcATAGACTCACAAGCTGTTTTCAAGTGTTTATCAGAAAATGTTTATACGATaagataataaaatttgtataaatatacaaatctCGGTTTCTTGCAAAATGATTTATGACTTTAGGAAACACAAAGAGACAATGGCCTACTGAAAAAAAGATTactaaaatataacaaaagaGTTTAgcaaatactatatatatttttttaaattaacaaagaaCGAAGCTACACTGTACTTGGTATATTCCTaaatttaagcatttatttttggcattattgatatttatatttatgtgaTGCTTCATTGCAGATTGCTGTTGGCGTGGGACTTATTTGGAATGGCCGGTACAACATTAAGAACGAGCAAGATATCTGTCGGGCGAACAGAGTCAACAATTACACAGTCATCGGCATTTTTATTGTGACAGTGGTCAATGTCCTGATATCGGCCTTTGGCGTGGCATCTACACCTGTTGTCGTTAATACTACTTAGTTCAGGATCTGCTTTTATATTTGTAGATTCCTTTAGAAATTAGTATTTAGCCAGTTAAGCACAATCACATCATTAGGAAATACTCACAGCCTCACCTCACACCGGgtagttttttttgttaaaattcaCACAAGCGCCTCATTTTTATACATGTAACAACTGAAAtgtgataaataaaatgaatcccataaaatgaaattaatgcaAAGAGAGCATTTTGtcgaaaataaattgtttaatattttatttttatctttaagatataaaaaaagaagaataaattaaaaactgcaaaTTGAAAGTGTTTTattctcttaaaaataataaatatttatttctgttcatcattatttacataatgttaggggaaaattaaagttaaatatatattttatatttttaaattacccGCCAAACTATCGTTTAGCTTATCCAATTTTTGATGAACACTTTCACCGCACTAAAAATCCCTCCGAACCTTTTCAACACTAAAACTGAAGCAAGTTGGCAGACCCAACAGCTGTTGCTGGTTCGactacaaaaatacaaatttgttgaaaatttCTGCTTTTCCGGCTAAAAACGCTGTTTTAAGATGGCCAAGATTATCAAGGCGGTAAGTcactataaatataaataaaggaCTATCTGATGTGTAAGGATAAAGTGTGTTACCTGCAAGTTTAGTTAAATTCCGCTAGTTGTTATGGTTATGTCATCGCTTCCTTCCTTGCAGTCCACGGGCTTGACCGGATTGGCCGTGTCCACCAATCCCCACCATACGTTGAGTGCTCTGTATGGCAAGATCCTGCGGGCGGTGTCCAAGATGCCACAGGAGGCCAACTACAGGAAGTACACTGAGCAGTTGGTCAAGCAACGCGCTGATGCAGTGGCAAAGGTTTGATTATATTCCTCAATCCTCAAAAATATCACATTTAATACTATGTATTGCTTTTAGAACAAGGACATTTCTGCCCTGGAGAAAGCCGTGGGCTGTGGTCAGGTTGAGGAGCTCATTGTCCAGGCCGAAAACGAGCTAGTGCTGGCCCGCAAAATGCTGGGCTGGAAGCCTTGGGAGAAGCTGGCCCAAGCGGCACCCGCCAAGCAATGGGACTGGCCGCCCGCACAGATCATGGAGCCCAAGGTTTAAGAGGTCTGCTGCAGTCCTAGTCCCCACTTAGTACTAATTAATCTACGGCAAATGGAAATGAGAGAAGAGAGAGCGAGCGCAATAAATCCGTTGATAAGCCAGCTGctaaatcaacaacaaaattacaAAGCCTCCGATTATTATTCTCGAGTCAGGCATCTGTTCAGTTTGTTTTCACCATGCGTGCGCTCCGGtacctcctgctgctgctgctcgttgTTTCCAGCGCCTTTGTGGCCTCCTCCGCTCCTCGCCACCGCCGCCAGATCGATCTGACGCTCTCCGCGGAGCATGACGACAAGGACGATGAGACGGAACTGGCACTGGAGGCAATAGCCGGCCTGTGGCAAAGCGCCGACAGTCGAACCAAGGTGGATGGATCCGCCAGTTTTGTGCATCGCACCCAGGGCGGCACGCAATCGGGTATGGGCGGCACAACCAAATACCAGGCTCGCTTACACCTGCACCATGACTATGCTAAGCCAAATGCGTATCCCTCGTAATCCAAGGTTCCGAGCAGGACTTTCGTCTGGGACTGCGTGTTACCTTCGATAGGTAAACAGATCCGCCGGGATGGGAGTTCCAGACAGAGGCCCCTGGCTGAGGGAAATCGCTCGATTGCGTGTAGACGATAACATTTTGACCTTCCCAGCTCCAGTCCAGTTCCAGCTGCTGCTTGTACAGAGAACGTTTGtgaaaatacaatatttttaatacccGCATATTGTTTGCTTTATTGATTCCGTTTTTTCAACCGTGAAGGCAGCAGCGCAACAACTTTCAGCTTAAGATTACAAATTACAACAACGAATTTCTGCACAACAAATGGGGGGAGGACAATGGGGATgagagggaggaggaggagcaggaggtggttaatataaatacaaagcCATTCCTTAAGTATAAATGCCATTAGTCAACGTGGTGGTAGGGGCAACGGGTCCTTCAATTGGCATGGATCACCCAGGAGAAGTGGTGGGCCTAAGGTAGGTTTATTTATGGGAAGTTTCAAGAGTTATTTATTACTGGAAACTATGGATAGAGTTCGATTTGTTGGCGGTTTTAAAAGAACCAAAAGAacacaatattttaaagtctctttttattaaattgaacTAAATAAAGtcttattttcttataaaatataaaagctattttcaaaaataaactaggttttcaattagtttttaagAGTCTTGAATGAGGTTTGTTTTAAGAATTTGATTACacttaaaaatgaaaagcttTTTCTTTcagaaaatatgaaattaaagAACCATTTCGTTAATATGTTAAGaacctttaaataaatattctaaaagaaaacaaaaaatatttttttcatgaaTTCTAATAGCAAGGTTTCTGTTAAGGTAAATTAAGCTAATACACTAAGCTtaatatttgcataaaaaataaataaaaactacattttcctatcaaaaaaacaaaccacaaCCCGTAGTTTCCAGTTTAAAATCTCTTTCAGAAACTCCTCAGAAAACCCCCTTACTTACCACCCACAAATCTTGGTAACAACTACTGCCTAGACCCGGCGTCCCCTTTTGAGGTTAATATCATTGCACCCTGGTTGGGAGTGTCGTCCTTTTATCCTTGCACCTTTCCTTAGTTCAGGATGACAGGCACACCCTGGTTGGCCTGCTCTGTGAGCTCCTTGACCACAAAGTCGCGGAACTCCTGGTAGGCCACATCAATGTCCACATTGTTGATGATCTTGTGGAAATTGCCCTCCGTTAGTCCGTAGTCCAGCTCCACCTGGGCGGCGTTCAAACGCTTTCGCAGACTCTCCTCCGTCTCGGAGCCACGTAGCCGTAGTCTGCGCTCCAGCTCCTCGATGCTAGGTGGATTGTTGAAGATGAGAATCGGATTGAGATCCGTTCGTCGGATCTGCTCCACGCCCTTCTGTTCGATGTCCAGAATGCAGACCCTGCCCTGGGCCTGAATTTCCCGCACGGCTGCCTTGCTGGTTCCATACAGATTCCCCGAGAACTCGGCGGTCTCGATGAACTCGTTGCCGGCGATGGCGGCCTCCATTTCTGGACGTTCCACGAAATAGTAGTGGACGGCATGCTCCTCGCCTTGACGCGGCTTCCGCGTGGTGTGCGAGATGCTAAAGCCAAAGGTATTGGGGAAATCGGCAAAGAGGCGTTTCAGGAGCGTGCTCTTGCCGGACCCAGAGGGGCCGCAGAGGACGAGGGGGCGTGGTCCCGCGGCGGACATCTTCTTGCCTGTCAAGGTCGCTGccgtgttgctgctgctgctgagcgCGCGGTTTACAATGAACAGAAAGCTTATCATCGCGTGGCCTTATATTTGTCGTTGCTACCAATACAAGAATAATTGCTAAAAAAAGCTggttttgttcttgtttttcggtgtttcgttttttgttgttctttttttagGCTAAATCAAGAGGGACCAAAAACACTGGCCAAACTAGAGGATTTTGTTTAACCTAGAAGCTGGTCACACTTATGAACATTAAGCAAGCAGTACAAGTTATTGGTAAAGCAGTTCACTCCAGTGTTGGAAAATCCTTCCAGTGTTGCAAATCCTTGCATTGCCCGCCATTGACACAAATTCGAATCCGAAACTGGGACACCAGGCTAAGGTTAATGCATTCAAAAGACAAACAACGCACTTCAACAGGAAACTAAAACTCCGGCTCTAAGTCAACTAGCAAGGGGCGTGGTCGATATGGGGGCGTGGGCCTGGTGCATGGCTAATGCTTAAGCTGTCTGGCGGGTAAAAGGCCACGGGCACGGAAATTCCGGGCACAGTCTCCTCCGGAATGGCCAACTACTATCGCCGCAAGAAGCCCGATGCGGTATTTCTCAACGCCAAGCCCCTGAATAGCGCCAATGCCCAGGCCTATTTGTATGGGGTCCGCAAGTACTCGATAGGATTGGCCGAGCGCCTGGATGCGGACTACGAGGCGCCGCCGATGGACAGGAAGAAGACCTCGGATAGCACCGCCTCCAACAATCCGGAATTTATCCCAGTAAGTTTGGAgttctttttttgtaaagaatttttttaaaggaaatgGGAATAGAGTGTGTTTTACAGAAACATTTCTCCTGTCAACTGGTTCTTGCGGATTATTGGCGTCTTGCCCATCGTTAGACGTGGTCCTGCCCGTGCCAAGTTTGAGATGAACTCAGCTCCGTTCATATACTCTGTGGTTTTCTTTGTGCTCCTGGCGGTGAGTTGGAAAGGAAAATCTGTAAAGTCTAGAAAGTTATATAATCCTTAATACACAGTGCTATGTGGGTTATGTGGCCAACAATCGCATCCATATTGTGCGCTCCCTGAGCGGACCCTTCGAGGAGGCGGTGATTGCTTACCTTTTCCTGGTCAATATCCTGCCCATTATGATCATACCCATCCTGTGGTGGGAGGCCAGGAAAATAGCTCGATTGTTCAACGATTGGGATGATTTTGAGGTGCTCTACTACCAGATCTCTGGCCATAGTTTGCCTCTGAATCTGCGACAGAAGGCCGTCTACATCGCCGTCGTGCTGCCCATTCTCTCGGTTCTATCGGTTGTCATCACTCATGTAACTATGTCGGATTTGAACATCAATCAGGTGGTTCCTTATTGTATCCTGGACAATCTGACGGCCATGTTGGGTGCCTGGTGGTTTCTCATCTGCGAGGCCATGAGCAATACGGCTCATCTGCTGGCGGAGCGATTCCAGAAGGCCTTGAAGCATATTGGACCCGCTGCCATGGTGGCGGACTACCGGGTGTTGTGGCTTCGCCTGAGCAAGTTGACCCGGGACACCGGCAATGCCATGTGCTATACCTTTGTTTTTATGAGTCTGTATCTCTTCTTCATCATCACTCTGTCGATTTACGGTTTGATGTCGCAGCTTTCGGAGGGATTTGGCATCAAGGACATAGGACTTACCATTACGGCTTTGTGGAACATTGGACTGCTGTTCTACATCTGCGATGAGGCTCATTATGCTTCGGTGAATGTGCGAACTAATTTCCAGAAGAAACTTCTTATGGTGGAGCTGAACTGGATGAATTCGGATGCCCAGACGGAGATCAACATGTTTCTCAGGGCCACCGAAATGAATCCCTCAACTATTAACTGTGGCGGTTTCTTCGATGTTAACAGGAGTTTATTCAAGGGGCTGATAACCACAATGGTCACTTATCTGGTAGTGTTGCTCCAGTTTCAGATCAGTATTCCCACCGACAAAGGTGACTCGGAGGGCAGTAACAACATCACAGTGGTGGATTTGCTTATGGATAGCTTGGATAATGACATGACCCTGATGGGTTCCTCAACCACTCGAAGTACAACAATAGGCACTAGTAGAACCACAATGGCACCATCGATTAACAAGCCAAAAGGCAGGAAGGGTTAaggaaaatcaaatatttaagtaaacaaaaaatatgtgaAACAAAATATACTTGTAGTTGCggccaaaaacaaataaaagcacTAAAAACTTGTTGCTagattttaaagtaaatatatcgAAGGTAAtgtgaaacattttttaaagcttgTAAATCtggtaattaatttttaaacaattatgtTACCcattattgaatattttatatttacaaagtCATATATATGCTTCATATTTGCactttttatttgatattcaTATTCTTTTCACTTTGGTTTTGTGCTTAAAAAGTTGCAAGTTAGAGTAAATTAAGGCCAATAATagttaacaaatattttcgtagctatttaaatttaatttcaaacaatttcaaagctttatgttaaaaaaaatctacttTAACTCCAAGTTAACTTGACTTGCGGTAGCTCAGATATTATAGTCTAGGATTCATTGTTCTttttaacatatatttttctctattttaaacattttaaaattaacttcGTTGCTACCATTGTATTCAAGTGCTGAAGTGAGTAACGCGGCTTACCGACTTTAATATTTAGTTCTACACAAAAATAGTTGCATTTTATATTGCTGGCAAACGATCCCTCAAGCTCCCAACGATTTCAGGCACTGCCTGCTGGGGATATAGACGATTTATCTGTTATATCTGTTAATATGCCCCTCGGTCCATATCCATTGGCTATCTAAAATAGTATCTTTGCTATATCCATATCACACTCGGTTTTGCCATACAGAAACTGCAAGGCAAATTGCAATCAAGACACCTGATGGGGAAGTTCCAAACAAAATTCTATATCTCTAGGATCAGGGACTTAGCACTGTCCATCTGGAGACTCGGTTAGGATGTGCTTGTAGCCATTGCTGCCCAGATACATGTGCTCGCGTTTGAAATGATAGGGTATCTGTAAGATGgatttatatatgaaatatatggttttaACTATAGTTGCCAACTTACAGCCCCTGGCGCTGGACAGGGAATAGCCACAGTGGCTATTTCCCGGAGTTTGTTCATAGTCCGCAGGCTCTGATAGAAGCTGTGCATCACATACCACTTGCAGTAATCCATGCAGATCATACTATAGCAGATAATAACTGTAAAAGAGAGAAagtatctttaaaaaatattccaatatttcataaattttttgcCACTCACAGTAGGGCACTTGGCCGCCCAGAAACTGCGCTACTTTGGAGTCCCTCAGCATAAACACGAGAGCTCCCAGAGCAATCATCAGCAGAAACTCCACAATCAGCCAGGGTATAATCAAGCCAGGACGATTTTTGTAGACCCCGAAGAACAGGGATATGGCACTCAAGGCATAGGTTCCAGCAATGCCTGCCATTACATAGAGCACATTCTCAGTGGCAGCCGCCAGTTGAGCTGCTGTCTGCAGTCTCAGATCGTTGTGAAACGGTGACATGTTGTAGAAGCCATTGTCCTTCTGGTCCAGGATATCCAGCTCCAGGACATGGCACATTTGCTCGGCATGAGCCAGGCCCAGAAGCACCAGAAAGAGGGCACAATGGGAGATCAACTGTGGGAGAAAAAGAAGGGGGAATgtattagtatttatatatatattttattatttatctaataatatatttgtataatttaatcaaatttaataaaaaataatcatcaaaataatacatttcagCGTAAACGAAACTCGGAACAGCCTGGCCAACGATCTCCCCAAGTAGTTACCCCTTTGCATTCAGCGATAACCGGCTGCGTGCCATATAATTCCCAACCACTTCAGGCAGAACTGGCCATGACTTCGGCTGTGGCGGccgcataaaatttaaaaagggCGCTCGTCCTGGCACGTTCCCGATCACGGAGCTCAAGTGCAGACGCATTGCGCCGCAGGAGCGTCTCCTTCGCTGCCCCCTCTTACCAGGGGGGTGGCGGGGGCGTGCGTTCAATTGCCGCCTTTGGCTCCTTGCGCGCCCAGTGGGGTATGGCTTTGCATATCCAGTGCGTAATTTTTGTCTTTGGGGCAGGCGGCTGCACCTCGAATgggtccgcttggattgctCGGGGATTCACAGTCTCCCTGCGTGCCAGTGGTCCTGTGCGCTGCGCCCCGCCTTATAAATGAATCTTGATATTCTTAAATTAAGGATTTCCTTTAGTTAGTCGGATATTGATAGAAGAAATTGATATTATTACTCTCATATAGAACTTATTTCGACTTAattcttttcttatttatatatttccacaCCTATAAAAGGTTCCCAATATGATTTTCCATCAATAACACCATATTTTCTTGAAGTAAACATAGTTTTTCCTACATTTTCCACTCACCAACTGATAGATGCTGGTCAGCAGGGCCGTGGTCCTCAGATTCCTGGGTGAAACCGGAGCCATTAGCATTTCCCAGGTGCGACGACAACAGCATTTCCATTTGCAACCAGCGGCGGACGCCGCACTCACCGACGGCAGCAGCATTTTCCAAGGAGTTTTCTCTGGTTTTTCTCCAATCaatttatggatttttccCGCTTTCGTCGCAGCTAATCAGTTGAGGAATGCGTCGCAACTGTTTCCGCGGCTGTTTCGTCATGCAATTGGATCGAAAAAATATCCAAGGGTGGGGTTTGCTGGCAGTGACCTCGCCAAAGGGGGGGTGGGCTAGGTATGTTGGCACCCACGCAAAACAAACTTTCCGGGAGCTTTGGCCTGTGGTTTGGGCCAaactgcactggtgaactacCGAAAAAAATGTGAGTTTAGAAGGACAAGGTCTGTCAAATGTTTTGACTCGCTAAAAAGCTTTTTTGCTAGTGTTATGAGGGTGTTTATGAAAGGGTATCTTAGCTATTAGGTAAGGTTTgcgttttttatattttaaaaatagtttaaaaataataaaaattcgtATAATGTTTTATGTGTTAATGTGGCtaattttaatgcatttttatgtatattttttgtatagaattaatgaattaaagtacagaaaaataattttgaaatgctttataacattataaatttatatattattattttatattatattttttaaataaacaaaatttatttaccttAAAGGGTGTATAAAACTTCGTCTTCAGATGATTATATCAAACTTAGTAAACTTTTTATTGGGGGTTGTTTTCCTCTTGAAACCGCGCAGATGTTTATCGCCCTTAAAGCAGCAAGCTTTTTGCTTTTCAAAGCTTCTGCCAGAGTTGCCACTCATCTGCCAGACCTTAAGCAATTAAAGTTGGCTTCGGGACTTCCCCTTTTCCCCTACTGTCGCCTCTCTTGACCGATCCCCATCCATTGGTATGataaatttttgcattttaaaagtCAATTTACACTGGAACTATAAAAATGTAACATAAATTCTGCCAAAGCAGGCCATAAAACTCCGGCAGTCGGCGCAGAAAGAGAATCAAAGTCGTGTCTTTGCCACTGGGCAACCAGGCAGGCAAACCAGCCGAACCAAGGAATCttctcatcatcatcatcaatgATCATTCTACACTCGGAGAATTAAACTAAATGACaggaaaaataacataaaCCTAGCTTGAATTCAAAATAAGCTGGttgaactttatttaaaaatattcaaaaatttttcaaatcctttttttttattgaaaaaataaaaacccttCTAAtttcttcttgattttttcccAGTGATTGGACTCCAATCTTATGGCGCTCCCTCTCAGAGTTGGAAGCTACTTGTGGGCCTAATTGATTGTTTTTCTACGAGCTTGGAGCTGGAAGCTCGAAGCTGGCGACTTCTGGTGAGGATCTCTGGCTTTAGCTGGCACCAGGATCGGTACCCGGGATCATCTCGACTCACAATGTTGGAGCCTATTCTGGCGAGATGATGAAGACCTCAGGGGCAATATATGGCCGAGTGCGCTGTTGTTAGCGGCTTGTTATCATTGGGCGtgttttattaacttttaagCTGCCATACACGCGAGGGGCCATAAAAAGTGCAACTGCAGAGAAAACTGCAAaagtcaattaaaaattttttacatttgtttGCACACAGAACGGAACGGAACGCGAtttcggtttctgtttctTGTTTCCATCCTGGCGCGATAATCATAACTGcaaaaaagtaagaaaactaCGCGCAGGCGTCGCCCGTCAATAATTTATGGCCCCTGAAAGGAGGGCCATCAAGGGGGTTAAGTGTGTATGGGAGGGTGCTTGGGGTACAGGTGAGCTGCTGGGGCACAGGTGAGCCGGGTAGCCGGCAGGCTGGTGTATTGAAATATCATCTCGCAACCATTTGCCGTTCAATTTGCGTTCGCAACGCTCTTTTGATTGGTTTTTCCAGCCCATCGCCCTCCGTCCTCCGGCGGCGATCCTCGCGATTCCACTACAAATTGATTGCCTTAAAGTAACTTGTAAAATGTATCTAAGAGATGCACGCTGAGAAAAGAAATCtgttttaaaaagaaatcataaacaatacaaaatacaaaccaACTAGACGCAGGCTTTTTTGGCTAGCTTAGCACTAGTTTAAGGtcagaaccagttgggaattatagggTATAATGCCCAAGGTATGCttaattttataacatttttgttttcatcttatttttaatataattattaatattcataaatttgttttaaaccCACTTTAACCTCACAAAGtaaattactttttaaaacaTCATTACTTTTCCCCAAGTGTAGACTTCCCTTGGTGTTGTTGTGGTCTTCCTGCCGCTTCCTGGGCTCCTCTTTCAGCAAAAAACAGAAGCAACATTACAAATGTGTGGCGTTATTGCCACGGGGGAGGAGTCTGGAGTCGGGAGTCAGGAGCATCGacttctttttgattaaaaagaggaaaaaggCCAGAGGAGTGGGAGCCGAAATAGGAGTTGCATTCGAAGTTGGAGTTCGTGATGGGAGATGGGGACTGGTGGACTGGCGTTGGACTGACCAAAAGCAATCGACGTTGTTAACAAGCATTTCAGCGCATGACAATTGGCATGCACACCTCCGGGCCATTAATATGCAACCGATGCTGACACATTTGGAGCTCAACTCAGTTGCAACTATCCAACAAGGTGAGGGGTTTTCGTTCGGTTATTTAATCACAGAAAATCCTACGAACATAAATAACATTTCCCCGACTTATTTGCACAATTTGTTTGCCTGTTTTGACAGTCCGGGTTTGCAGGCATTTTCGGATAACTTCGCTTCGGATATATGATATGAAAGTtgcagaggaggaggagatttCAGAGAAGATTGCATCGCACAGTTGATCTTAGGAGTAAGGAATGCAATTGCTCTGGCATTTAATGGGGTTCTGAAAGTAATTAATCGAAATGGAATCGAATTAATAGGGGAATAAGGAGTATATTAATTGCAGGAATTTGTAggtctttaaaataaataattgcttTTAAGATTTTACTAAAAGAATTGTCTACTAAAGATTAATCTGTTAGGTCTTTTGCTAGATATTTAGAATACTGagatttttctttagtttttaaacttattaaaTCATTAAGAATCCCGAATGTATCTTTAAATGTTTTCTGCAAATTCAAGCACCCTTTCTCCCTCTTTTTTTAGCTTCATATTTCACCAAACCCTTCACATCCTTCCCTTCCTATCAGTTTCATAATTTCGCTAAGCATTTTCGCACCTCTCACTGAATCCTATCCCCAATCCAAGCATTGTCACGTTTCAGGATTCGCATTTTGACGGCAAATATCAATTGTAGCACATATTTGCATAGGCCAAACATGGACGGGGGCCTTGGATCTTCCCCAAATTATCGAAGTGGAGGTAGG
Proteins encoded:
- the NijA gene encoding ninjurin-A isoform X1; translation: MSDLEHIALQMDKLPLDDDKTLARNQENINNHSNGDAIDGRNNVRVPRAVPETDDDDDDRPFVKDGSGNPGVDDGLLGGNAGGGVTVLIPNGGGGRRPSFSFPGYNGTSGVVTIDGVETPVPDVNAYQHKKTLAQGMMDLALLSANANQLRYVLETNTQHPYFYPSLIFISLSIVFQIAVGVGLIWNGRYNIKNEQDICRANRVNNYTVIGIFIVTVVNVLISAFGVASTPVVVNTT
- the NijA gene encoding ninjurin-A isoform X2, with the translated sequence MSDLEHIALQMDKLPLDDDKTLARNQENINNHSNGDAIDGRNNVRVPRADGSGNPGVDDGLLGGNAGGGVTVLIPNGGGGRRPSFSFPGYNGTSGVVTIDGVETPVPDVNAYQHKKTLAQGMMDLALLSANANQLRYVLETNTQHPYFYPSLIFISLSIVFQIAVGVGLIWNGRYNIKNEQDICRANRVNNYTVIGIFIVTVVNVLISAFGVASTPVVVNTT
- the ND-13B gene encoding NADH dehydrogenase [ubiquinone] 1 alpha subcomplex subunit 5, whose protein sequence is MAKIIKASTGLTGLAVSTNPHHTLSALYGKILRAVSKMPQEANYRKYTEQLVKQRADAVAKNKDISALEKAVGCGQVEELIVQAENELVLARKMLGWKPWEKLAQAAPAKQWDWPPAQIMEPKV
- the LOC108080693 gene encoding uncharacterized protein, translating into MRALRYLLLLLLVVSSAFVASSAPRHRRQIDLTLSAEHDDKDDETELALEAIAGLWQSADSRTKVDGSASFVHRTQGGTQSGSEQDFRLGLRVTFDR
- the LOC108080668 gene encoding guanylate kinase, translating into MISFLFIVNRALSSSSNTAATLTGKKMSAAGPRPLVLCGPSGSGKSTLLKRLFADFPNTFGFSISHTTRKPRQGEEHAVHYYFVERPEMEAAIAGNEFIETAEFSGNLYGTSKAAVREIQAQGRVCILDIEQKGVEQIRRTDLNPILIFNNPPSIEELERRLRLRGSETEESLRKRLNAAQVELDYGLTEGNFHKIINNVDIDVAYQEFRDFVVKELTEQANQGVPVILN
- the Gr63a gene encoding gustatory and odorant receptor 63a, giving the protein MANYYRRKKPDAVFLNAKPLNSANAQAYLYGVRKYSIGLAERLDADYEAPPMDRKKTSDSTASNNPEFIPSVFYRNISPVNWFLRIIGVLPIVRRGPARAKFEMNSAPFIYSVVFFVLLACYVGYVANNRIHIVRSLSGPFEEAVIAYLFLVNILPIMIIPILWWEARKIARLFNDWDDFEVLYYQISGHSLPLNLRQKAVYIAVVLPILSVLSVVITHVTMSDLNINQVVPYCILDNLTAMLGAWWFLICEAMSNTAHLLAERFQKALKHIGPAAMVADYRVLWLRLSKLTRDTGNAMCYTFVFMSLYLFFIITLSIYGLMSQLSEGFGIKDIGLTITALWNIGLLFYICDEAHYASVNVRTNFQKKLLMVELNWMNSDAQTEINMFLRATEMNPSTINCGGFFDVNRSLFKGLITTMVTYLVVLLQFQISIPTDKGDSEGSNNITVVDLLMDSLDNDMTLMGSSTTRSTTIGTSRTTMAPSINKPKGRKG
- the Fie gene encoding uncharacterized protein Fie; amino-acid sequence: MLLPSVSAASAAGCKWKCCCRRTWEMLMAPVSPRNLRTTALLTSIYQLLISHCALFLVLLGLAHAEQMCHVLELDILDQKDNGFYNMSPFHNDLRLQTAAQLAAATENVLYVMAGIAGTYALSAISLFFGVYKNRPGLIIPWLIVEFLLMIALGALVFMLRDSKVAQFLGGQVPYFIICYSMICMDYCKWYVMHSFYQSLRTMNKLREIATVAIPCPAPGAIPYHFKREHMYLGSNGYKHILTESPDGQC